A single Blattabacterium sp. (Mastotermes darwiniensis) str. MADAR DNA region contains:
- a CDS encoding polyribonucleotide nucleotidyltransferase, with protein MSDTVKEIISLEDGRTIVIETGQLAKQADGSAIVRVENTTLLATVVVSKEIKSGINFLPLTVDYREKYSAGGKIPGGFIKREGRPSDEEILTMRLVDRVLRPTFSEYFRKEIQIMISLLSYDQTVLPDGLAGLAASTALSVAGIPFNGPISEIRIVRVNGRFIINPSLDQLEQSDIDLIVGASINSILMIEGEMKEITESEFINAIAIAHKAIKPQIKAQIQLVKKLPNRLSFFENNNIIADSSLEQENMKKKLFSFSYEKTYKVYKNFLDKTTRSIQENTILNNFKQKLSIEEREKNEILINQCYEEIKKKITRHMILEEGIRLDGRNNKQIRTIYSIVDYLPGVHGSALFSRGETQSLTTVTLGSSLDANRIDNVIMENQEKFYLHYNFPPFSTGEIRPIRGVSRREIGHGNLAQRALKNVIPETPYTIRVVSDILESNGSSSMATVCAASLALMDAGIALEKPVSGISMGLFINKKKTVILSDIMGCEDSFGELDFKITGTKYGITACQMDVKTIREFSYDLFKKILMQALEGRMFILKKMLETLPIYRKKLKPNAPKIYTLNIPKNFIGSVIGPGGKVIQEIQSCTKTSILIEEKGNMGYIEIIGKDYKKMDEAINRIKEITFVPELGKVYKAKVKSIKDFGAFVEISKGVEGLLHISEIGWKRLNNIEEEFHIGDIIDVKFMGIDDRNKKMKLSRKVLLPRPKKKMINK; from the coding sequence ATGTCAGATACAGTAAAGGAAATTATATCTTTAGAAGATGGACGTACTATTGTTATAGAAACAGGACAATTAGCTAAACAAGCAGATGGATCTGCTATAGTACGTGTAGAAAATACAACATTATTAGCTACTGTAGTAGTATCCAAAGAAATAAAGAGTGGAATTAACTTTTTACCATTAACAGTAGATTATAGAGAAAAATATTCCGCTGGAGGTAAAATACCTGGAGGATTCATAAAAAGAGAAGGAAGACCTTCTGATGAAGAAATTTTGACAATGAGATTAGTGGATCGTGTTTTAAGACCTACTTTTTCAGAATATTTTCGAAAAGAAATACAAATCATGATTTCCCTTTTATCTTATGATCAAACAGTTTTACCAGATGGATTAGCTGGTTTGGCTGCCTCTACAGCTTTATCTGTAGCGGGAATTCCATTTAATGGACCAATATCAGAAATCCGTATTGTACGGGTAAATGGAAGATTCATCATAAATCCCAGTTTAGATCAATTGGAACAATCGGATATAGATTTAATAGTAGGAGCTTCTATAAATTCTATTCTTATGATAGAAGGAGAAATGAAAGAAATCACAGAAAGTGAGTTTATTAATGCTATTGCCATAGCTCATAAAGCTATAAAACCTCAAATAAAAGCACAAATACAATTGGTAAAGAAACTTCCAAATCGATTGTCTTTTTTTGAAAATAACAATATAATAGCCGATTCTTCTTTGGAACAAGAGAATATGAAAAAAAAACTTTTCTCTTTTTCTTATGAAAAGACTTATAAAGTCTATAAAAATTTTTTGGACAAAACCACTAGATCCATTCAGGAAAATACAATATTAAATAATTTTAAACAAAAATTATCCATAGAGGAAAGAGAAAAGAATGAAATTCTTATAAATCAATGTTATGAAGAAATAAAAAAAAAAATAACAAGACATATGATTTTAGAAGAAGGAATTAGACTGGATGGAAGAAATAATAAACAAATACGTACCATATATAGTATAGTGGATTATCTTCCTGGAGTTCATGGTTCTGCTTTATTCTCTAGAGGAGAAACTCAATCGTTAACTACAGTGACCTTAGGATCATCTTTGGATGCTAATAGAATAGACAATGTTATAATGGAAAACCAAGAAAAATTTTATCTACATTATAATTTTCCTCCTTTTTCAACAGGAGAAATACGTCCAATTAGAGGAGTATCTCGACGAGAAATAGGTCATGGAAATTTAGCACAACGTGCATTAAAAAATGTTATTCCTGAGACTCCATATACAATTCGTGTAGTTTCGGATATTCTAGAATCTAATGGTTCTTCTTCTATGGCTACAGTTTGTGCAGCAAGTTTAGCATTAATGGATGCAGGAATTGCTCTTGAAAAACCTGTTTCCGGTATTTCTATGGGGTTATTCATCAATAAAAAAAAAACAGTTATTCTTTCTGATATTATGGGATGTGAAGATAGTTTTGGAGAACTTGATTTTAAAATAACAGGGACGAAATATGGAATTACAGCTTGTCAAATGGACGTTAAAACAATACGAGAATTTTCCTATGATCTTTTCAAGAAAATTTTAATGCAAGCTTTAGAAGGTCGTATGTTTATTTTAAAAAAAATGCTAGAAACTCTGCCTATATATAGAAAAAAATTGAAACCTAATGCTCCTAAAATATACACTTTGAATATTCCAAAAAATTTTATAGGTTCTGTCATTGGTCCTGGAGGAAAAGTCATTCAAGAAATACAATCTTGTACCAAAACAAGTATACTAATTGAGGAAAAAGGGAATATGGGTTATATTGAAATTATAGGAAAGGATTATAAAAAAATGGATGAGGCAATTAATAGAATTAAAGAAATAACTTTTGTCCCTGAACTTGGAAAAGTTTATAAAGCTAAAGTTAAATCTATAAAAGATTTTGGTGCTTTTGTTGAAATATCTAAAGGAGTGGAAGGTTTGTTGCATATTTCTGAAATAGGATGGAAAAGATTAAACAATATAGAAGAGGAATTCCATATTGGAGATATCATTGATGTAAAATTTATGGGAATAGATGATAGAAATAAAAAAATGAAACTTTCTAGAAAAGTACTTTTACCTCGTCCTAAAAAAAAAATGATCAATAAATAA
- the rpsO gene encoding 30S ribosomal protein S15, which produces MYLTAEKKKEIFQTYGGSILDTGSSKSQIALFTYRINHLSQHLKNNRKDFNTERSLVKLVEKRKKLLKYIEKKDTNSYKKFIKMLGLRK; this is translated from the coding sequence ATGTATTTGACTGCAGAAAAAAAAAAAGAAATATTCCAAACGTATGGTGGCTCCATTTTGGATACAGGATCTTCAAAATCTCAAATAGCTTTATTTACCTATAGAATAAATCATTTAAGCCAACATCTAAAAAATAATAGAAAAGATTTTAATACAGAAAGATCACTGGTAAAATTGGTGGAAAAGAGAAAAAAACTTCTTAAATATATAGAAAAAAAAGATACAAACAGTTATAAAAAGTTTATAAAAATGCTAGGGTTAAGAAAATAA